In one Lycium barbarum isolate Lr01 chromosome 7, ASM1917538v2, whole genome shotgun sequence genomic region, the following are encoded:
- the LOC132602263 gene encoding hydroxyproline O-galactosyltransferase GALT2: protein MSPFNLHNNSLKASLFNFFSSRIFSLHITMKTYRPNGRRFIISSFFFIIFLCILASINEIRFDSFLKFGRCAFANQTTITNSSSTNFLSVNSSSLSTNNEIRILIGILTLPDQYQKRHFLRLIYGTQSPIMGAKIDVKFVFCNLTKEDQKVLVALEIMRYDDIIILNCQENMNKGKTYTYFSSLPEIFSSSDDQPYYPPYHYIMKADDDTYIRLESLVESLRPLPREDLYYGYVIPCPSMDPFVHYMSGMGYLVSWDIAEWISDSDIPKKHLEGPEDKVFGEWLRDGHRARHRYNAKWSMYNLPEPPTGCTHELWPNTIAVHLLKNQEKWIKTLNYFNVTRDLKPSKLYHIP, encoded by the coding sequence ATGTCGCCCTTTAATCTCCATAATAATTCTCTCAAAGCTTCGCTCTTTAACTTCTTTTCTTCACGAATCTTTTCTTTACATATTACGATGAAGACATACAGACCAAATGGCCGACGTTTCATCATTTCCTCATTTTTCTTCATTATTTTCCTTTGCATTCTAGCTTCAATCAATGAAATCCGATTTGAtagttttttgaagtttggtagATGTGCTTTTGCTAATCAAACAACAATTACTAATTCTTCTTCAACAAACTTTCTAAGTGTAAATTCCTCTTCCTTGTCCACCAATAACGAAATCCGAATTCTCATAGGAATCTTGACACTTCCCGATCAATACCAAAAGAGACACTTCTTGCGGCTAATCTATGGCACACAATCTCCAATAATGGGTGCAAAAATAGACGTCAAGTTTGTATTTTGCAATCTAACAAAAGAAGATCAAAAGGTATTGGTTGCACTTGAAATAATGCGTTACGACGATATCATCATCCTCAACTGTCAAGAAAATATGAACAAGGGTAAGACATATACCTATTTTTCGAGCTTGCCAGAAATTTTTTCATCTTCTGATGATCAGCCTTATTATCCACCTTACCACTACATTATGAAAGCGGATGATGACACATACATAAGGCTTGAGAGTTTAGTTGAATCCTTAAGGCCATTGCCTAGGGAAGATTTGTACTATGgttatgttattccatgtcctagCATGGACCCTTTCGTGCACTACATGTCGGGCATGGGTTATTTGGTGAGTTGGGATATAGCAGAATGGATAAGTGATTCTGATATTCCTAAAAAACATTTAGAAGGACCAGAAGATAAGGTATTTGGAGAGTGGCTACGAGATGGTCATCGAGCAAGACATCGATACAATGCCAAATGGTCTATGTACAATTTGCCAGAACCACCAACAGGATGCACACATGAGCTGTGGCCAAACACCATAGCAGTTCATCTTCTCAAGAACCAAGAGAAGTGGATTAAGACTCTCAATTATTTCAATGTCACTAGGGATCTTAAACCATCTAAGTTGTATCATATACCTTAG